One genomic region from Gossypium hirsutum isolate 1008001.06 chromosome D13, Gossypium_hirsutum_v2.1, whole genome shotgun sequence encodes:
- the LOC107920684 gene encoding thioredoxin F-type, chloroplastic: MSLLQSSVYPPSTLRSSPSLSCTAAHPIASSHRVPSTSNSFVALESSSLKTVNSISSAKNNRRKGVVGKVRSSLETAGATVGQVTEVTKDTFWPIVNAAGDKTVVLDMYTQWCGPCKVIAPKFQQLSEKYLDVVFLKLDCNQENKPLAKELGIRVVPTFKILKHNKIVKEVTGAKYDDLVAAIDTVRAT, translated from the exons ATGTCGCTCCTCCAATCTTCCGTCTATCCTCCGTCAACACTTCGTTCTTCGCCGTCACTGTCATGCACAGCGGCACACCCCATCGCCTCCTCCCATAGAGTTCCTTCCACTTCGAATTCCTTCGTCGCGTTAGAATCGTCATCGTTAAAGACCGTTAACTCTATTTCGAGCGCTAAGAACAATAGAAGGAAAGGCGTTGTCGGAAAGGTGAGGTCGAGCCTGGAGACGGCGGGAGCAACGGTGGGGCAGGTGACGGAGGTTACAAAGGACACCTTCTGGCCCATCGTTAACGCCGCGGGGGATAAAACCGTCGTCCTCGATATGTATACTCAATG gtGTGGTCCATGCAAAGTTATAGCTCCCAAGTTTCAACAATTATCTGAGAAATACCTTGACGTTGTCTTTCTAAAGCTCGATTGCAATCAAGAAAATAAG CCATTGGCCAAGGAGCTTGGCATAAGGGTGGTTCCAACGTTCAAGATTCTGAAGCACAACAAGATAGTAAAGGAGGTGACAGGAGCAAAATATGATGACTTAGTTGCGGCCATCGATACTGTTAGAGCCACCTAA